The Gulosibacter molinativorax region CTCGATCATGGGCACCGCGAACAACGTGGACGTTGGCACCGGAGGCGGTGACGCGCCACTCATGGGCGACGCGATGCGCGACGACCTCGATGAGATGGGCGATATGGAGAAGTTCGGAATGATCGTCATTCTGTTCTTGCCCTGGGTGGTGCAGAAGCTCGCTGCCGTGATCGCAATTGTGCTCGTGTTCATCCGGTTCTTGCAGATGTACTTGCTCACCGCGTTCGCTAGCCTGCCGCTCGCGTTCCTCGGCCACGATGACACTAAGGGAATCGGCATCGGCTACCTCAAAGGTTTCGCGGGCGTCGCGTTCACCGGCGTCATCATCGTCGTCGCTGTGAAGATGTACCAAGCGCTGCTGGGCGGCTGGCTCGGCAACATCGGAGACTACGACGGCGATATGGTCGGCTTCATCTTTGGCAACTTCGGCCAGTTCTTCGTCGCGCCCATCGTGCTCATCTTCCTCATGTTCGGGGCCAACGGCCTCGCCAAGAAGGTCATCGGAGAGGGTTGAACCATGGCGCTTGAAATGAAGGTCTACAAGGAGATCGCCGCCTACGAACCCAAGCCGATGTTCGGGCGCACCTGGCGACAGATCGCCGCCCTCGCGGTCATGGTGTTCATCGGCGGCGGCCTGTTCGCCGGAGTCACCGTAGGACTCATGGGCGTCGGCCAGACGATGGAGCAAGCAACCACCGTCGGCATGTACGTCATGTTCCCAGTGCTCATTCCGGCCGCGATATGGGGCTGGTGGAGACCCATGGGACTCAAACCCGAGCAGTATCTCGGATTCTTCCTCCGCCACCATCTGATGAGAAAGACGATTAGCTATGCAGACACCTTCCAGCCCCAGCCCGGTTTCGACTCCGCAGGAGAACCCGTATCTGTCGCGTCCGGCGAACCTGCCGAGCAGAGCAGCCGAGAGCGAAAGCAGCGCCGAGCCGCAGCACGGAAGCTCCGCAAAACGATCACGGAACACCCGCAAGCAGAAGCAGCGCGCCGCGGTCGCAAAGCCCGGAGAGCGCCGCAACCGCAAGGCCCGGAAGTCTGGGAGCGATAACGCTGGCCCCACCGGCTACAAGGCCGCCGCGAAGACGACTCGCGACGTGCTCGGCTACGAGGCCATGATGCCCAGCGGCATCGCCTGGCTCGGTGAGGATGAGTGGTCGATGACCCTCGCTATCAGCGACATCAACTATGTCGCGGCCGCCGAGGATCAGCAGACCAGCATCGTTGACCGATGGGCACGCTTCATCAACTCCTACGGCGCGGGCACCCGCTTGCAGGAAACCATCATGAACCGCGTGCTCGATGACGCCGACGTGAGCCAGCTCGTGCAGAAGCCGCTGCGCGGCGACCAGTTCGACTTCTACCGCAGCGACTTCAACCGCATCGTGCGCGACAAGCTCGCAGCCGCTAGCGGCAACACGGTCACCGAGAAGTACCTCACCGTGACCGTGCAGGAACCCGACCTCGAAAAGGCCGAAGCGACGCTCACTCGCATCTTCCACGAGGCCGAGGCCGGGTTGCAGGCGATGGACGGCTGCAAGGTGCGACGGCTCAACCGAGCTGAGCGCCTCGAAGGGTTCAGCCACATCCTGCGGCCCCACGAGCTGTTCGTCTTCAATGAAGACGAGTTCGAGCCGAACCGCAAGCTCTCGACGGCCGATTTCGTCGCGCCGTGGGAGATTGACGCCAAGGACAAGAACGGCCCGCTCATCTTCCGCAACGGCTCGGGCGACACCTACCACACCGTGCTTTGGATGCGCGATTACCCCGTGTGGCTTTCTGATCGGCTCATCTCCGAGCTGACCGAAATCAAGTGCGACCTGACTATCTCGCTGCATCTCGAACCTCTCGAACAGGTCGAGGGCATGACGCTTGTGCAGCGCCAGATCGCAGAGCTTGAAATGCAGAAGATCACCGAGCAGAAGCGAGCCACGAAGCAGGGCATCGACCCCGAAATGATCCCCGCCGCGGTGAAGGACAACCTCAAGGAGGCACAAGACCTCCGCGACGAGCTGCGCAGCTCGAACCAGAAGTTGTTCTCAACGGTCATGGTGCTCGGCGTCAGCGCCACGTCACGCGAGAAGCTGGAACAGAACGTGAAGCGCGTGATGACCGTGATTCGCAAGCAGAGCTGCACCGCTGAGGTTGCGACCTACATGCAGCTCGACGGACTCACGACCGAGCTGCCTATCGGCCGCCGCCGCATTCCCATGCGGCGCACGCTGACCACGGCCGGGGCCGCGATCATCGTGCCCTTCACCACGCAGGAGCTGTTCGTGCCAGGCGGCAACTGGTACGGCGTCAACGCGCAGAGCAGCAACGCTCTCGTGGCCGACCGCACGAGCACGACCAACGGCAACGGCTTCATCCTCGGCACCAGTGGCTCGGGAAAGTCCCAGAGCGGCAAGATGGAGATTACGAATGTCCTGCTGAGCCGCCCGGACGACGACATTATCGTTATCGACCCCGAGCACGAGTACGAACCCCTCATCGAGGCGTTCGGCGGCGAGGTCATCCGTATCCACGCGGGCAGTGAGCAGCGCGTCAACCCGATGGATATTGAGCTGAACGTCACCACCAGCGAGGATGACCCGATCAACGCCAAGTGCGAGTTCGTGCTCACCATGCTCGAAGCCCTCGTGGGTGGCAAGGCAGGCCTCACCCCCGAGCAGCGCTCCGTAGCCGACCGCAGCACCCTCACGCTGTACCGGAAGTACGCCGCCGAAGGCGGGGCGATGCCTACTCTCGTAGAGCTGCGCGAAGCACTCGCACAGAGCGGCGAAGACGCGGGGCGCGAGCTGGCCCGGATGCTCGAAATCTACACGATTGGGTCGCTCGGCGGCTTCTCCAACCGCACGAACGTCAACCCTCGCAACCGCCTCGTGTCGTGGGACATTTCCAAGCTCGGGAACGAGCTGCGCACGTTCGGCATGATGGTCATTCTCGACCAGATTTGGAACCGCGTAGCCCGTAACCGGGCCGAAGGTCGCCGCACCTGGCTTTACATTGACGAGTTCCATCTGCTGTTCTCGAACAAGTACAGCGCCGACTACTTCCGCGGCCTTTACAAGCGCGCGCGCAAGTGGGGTCTGATCCCAACCGGTATCACGCAGAACATCGAAGAGCTGCTGGCGAACCAGGACGCACGCCTGATGCTCGCCAACTGCGACTTCCTGCTGCTGCTCGGCCAGAACGCGACCGACGCCGACAGCCTGTGCGAGCTGCTGCATTTCTCAGACGAGCAGCGTCGGTTCTTCACCAACGTGCAGCCCGGTCACGGCCTCATGCGCTCGGGTAACGCAGTGATCCCGATGGACGGTCGTATCCCGACCGATTCCGCCCTCTACAAGCTGTTCTCAACATCGTTCGGAGAGAAGTAGAACATGAAAGGCCTTCGCAGCTCCAACCCCAAGGGTGAGGCATCCGACAACCTCGCGCGGCTGTCGCTCAACAAGCGGTCGGCGCAGCTCATCGGCAACGATGAGGACGCCGCCGCCCCGGCGAGCACGGGCGGCGGCGCGCTCGGCCGAGGGATGCGCGGAACTGCGAAGGCCACCGGTAAGGCAGGGAAGGCGGCGGGCGACAGCGTCGTGAAGGGCACGGCCGTCACTGCTGCCACTGCGAAGCAGGTAGACGACGACGAAGACGCCGTAGACCTCACCAGTCGCGAGGCCGAGAACGCTGCTCTGGCGGCCGCACAGCGGGGCGGAGCCGCGGCAGGGAAGAACGCCGCTCGCGGCGTCCGCTCAAGCAGCCAGCTCGCCGGGAAAGCCGTCAAGGGTGGCATCATGGCGGCCCAGAAGCGCGCGGCCGCGGCAAAGGCCGCCAAGAGCGCCGCGAGCACGGGAACCTCGATCACCAGAGCCGCCGCAGTACAGGCCCGCGTACAGGCCGCCGCCGCCAACGCCATCCGTACCATCGTGGCCGCCGTCACGGCCGTCGTGACCTCAACACCCATCGTCACGATTGTGAGTGCCGTGCTCGCCGTGGTGCTGCTCATCATCGCCCTGCTCGCGTTCTTCGCACCGGCCAGCGCGGCCGCTTGCAGCGCGACCTCTGGCGGCCGGATCGACCCTACGAAGGTGCCAACCACGAGCATTTCCGGGTACGGGCACGAGCAGCTTGTGAACGCCGCCTACATCATCCAGGCAGCCCAGGACAAAGGCCTGAACGTTCGCGATCAGACCATCGGCGTCATGACCGCCATGGGCGAATCGTCGCTGCGCGTGCTCGACTACGGCGACGCCGTAGGCCCGGACAGCCGCGGACTGTTCCAGCAGCGCGACAACTGGGGGCCGCTCTCAGAGCGCATGGACCCCTACATCTCGGCGGGCAAGTTCTTCGACGCCATGGTGCGCAACGTGCCCGACCCCGAGCGCCAGACGCTCGCCCCGACCCTCGTAGCCCACCGCACGCAGATTAACGCCGACCCGTACCACTACGAGCGGTTTTGGACGCCTGCAACGGCCGTCGTTGCAGCCCTATCCGGCCTTGACTCCGACCTCATCAGCGGCGGCGGGAGCTGCAACAACGTCCCAGGTATCCCCGGCGAAATCGGCCTCGACGGATGGGCAAGGCCCGGAAGCGGCCCCATCAACGGCGGCTTCGGGCCGCGCGAAGTCATCCAGACCCCGCAAGGCCCGACCCAGCCGTTCCACTACGGCCTAGACCTCGAAGCCGGAGGATGCGGCGGCCCCGTCTGGGCCGCCCGCGACGGCGAGGTCACCCGCGTATTCGACGGCGGCGGCGGCGGAATGATCATCGAGATTGACCACGGCAAAGGCCTCATGACGTGGTACGTCCACAGCTACGCCAACGAAATCTCGGTGACGGCAGGCCAGAAGGTAAAAGCCGGTCAGCAGATCGCGCTCACGGGCAGCTCGGGATATAGCACCGGCTGTCACCTTCACTTCGAGGTTCACTTGAACGGAACGGCCATTGACCCTCTCCCGATCCTCACCGCCGCAGGCCTCACTTACTAAGGAGCACTCACCATGATCGACCGCAAGCGCCTCACGCTCATCATCATCGGCATCGTTGCCGCCGTCGCGATCCTTGCAGGCCTCACGGTCTGGCTCGTGCTCGCGAACCAGACCCAGGCCGAGGACGAGGCGCAGCCCAACACGTCGAGCCAGGTCGAAGAGACGCCCACGGTCACCTTCACCGAGGAACAGCAGCAGACCGTGTTCGACGTGGCGCGCCTCGCGGCCGCCTGGCGTGCTGCGGAAAACCCCGAGACGACCAGACAGCGCTACATCGAGGCGGGCATGAGTGAAAGCCTGGCGCGCGACTATCTGCCGATCTGGTCAGGCTACTTTGGTGCAAGCCCGACCGCTCAGATTCGCGTCAAGGACGTTGGCAGCGCCCCGGCGTCCATTGAATACGGCGAAGGGAACGAGCACACCGAACCGGGAACCGGTAAGTTCCGCGTCGGCATCGAGGTCACCTACGAAGGCACCTACCACAACGGCTCGACCACCGTTCCCATCGGCAACAACAGCGCAATCTGGTACTTCATCCTCGATGAGCGCAGCGGCCGCGTCGTAGACATCGAACAGCCGATGCTTGCCGACCTCGACCTGCCCGCACCGCCCACACCGTCTACCGAAGAGTGACCCCCATGCCCATTGAATCGTTCGTCGGCCGAGACGGCACCGCACGCATCGTCATCAACGGGCGCGAAACGAAGTTCCGCGCTCCCTCGCTCGATGAGGCCCGCGACAAGGTGCGCGATATGGCGATAGCGCACGCCGTGGAGACGCGCACCGCGCAGCATTTCATCGCCTACGATCCAGACGCTAACTGGCAGTTCTACATCGCGCCAGACGGCACCATGACCGTTCTGCCAACGCCCGTCATCGCCCCGCGGCCGCTCAGCACGCCCACGGTCGAGCCAGAGCCAGCGCCGCCCGCGCCGCAGGCGCAGCAGCAGCCCGAGCCGCAGGCTCGGCCGCAGCTCCCGGCTGAGTATTACGCTCCGCAGGCCGAGGTCATTGACCATACCGTTGTCGTTCCGCGCAAGGCCGCACGGCCGACGCTGATTGTGCACGTCGAAGGCGGCGAAGCACTGCGCGCGCAGCCTCCCATCGTGCTCGGCCGCCGCCCCGCCGAAATCGAGGGGCATACGAGCATCACGCTCGTTAGCCCCGGCCGCGAATGCTCACGCACTCACGCCGTGGTCGACGTCGATGATGCGTGCCGCCTGATCGTCACCGACCAGGACGCCGCAAACGGCACCACGGCGGATGCTACGCCACTTGCACCCCACACGCCGACCGTCGTGCCCAACGGAGTCCGCCTACAGCTCGGAGACGTCGCGGTGCGGATCGAGGCATTCCCGCCCGGTCAGTCACCCGTAAGCAGCGCCCCCAGAGCAGTTATCGCACCACACAAGGAGGAAGCATCATGACCGCTCATGCCACCACCGAGAAGGACGGCTCGGCAATCGTCACGCTTGACGGGCAGCCGCAGAAGATCATCGGCGCCGACCTCGAAGACGCCCGCCGCAAGGTTGCGAACCTCGTGGTCGAGCACGCGGCCGCGACCGGCGAGGTAGTCGAGTTCGTCACCACCGAGCCGAATGGTACGTGGGAGATGGTTGTGCATCCTGACGGCACTATTCACGAGAAGCCCGAGCCGGTCACGTCGCCATACCTTCGCACGAGCGCCCAAACGGCCCCCAGCGAGCCAGCCGCGCACGCGGCGACGGCCGAGGCGGCCGCGGAGGAACCCGCAGCCACCAGGCGCGCTATGCGCGAGTCGTTCTTGAAGAGCAACCGCATCGAGGAACCCGCTACGAAGGGCTGGCGCGGCACCGCAACCCGGCTCGGGCTGCGACTCTCCCCCGGCGCGGCCGAGAAGGCCGAACGCGATGACACGTTCGCCGTCTCGCAGCACTGGCCCGGCCCCCGCACTATCGCCGTCGTCAACGGCAAGGGCGGGGCGTCAAAGACGCCCACGACTGTGCTGCTCAGCGCGATCTTTGCTCGCTTCGGCGGCGCAGGCGTCCTCGCATGGGACGCGAACCAGACGCGCGGAACGCTCGGCTGGCGCACGGAGCAGGGGCCGCACGAGTCCACCGTGCTCGACCTCCTGCCCTCCGCCTCCGAGCTGCTGGGCACGAGCGCCCAATCGGCCGACCTCGCGCGATACGTTCACCACCAGACGGCCGACCGCTTCGACGTGCTGCGCTCCCAGCCGCTCGCGCTCGCGTCGGAACAGCGCCTCAGCGCCGAAGACGTTGATGCGATTTGGAACGTCGCGCGCAAGTATTACCGGCTCGTGTTCATCGACACCGGCAACGACGAGAGCGATGCCATGTGGGGCCGCCTCGTGGATCACGCCGACCAGATCGTAGTCGCTACCACCACGCGCGACGATCACGCCGAGGCCGGGGCGCTGCTGCTCGAAGCCCTCGCAGACCGCAGCGAACGCTCGGCAAAGCTCGCAGAGCGCGCCGTCGTCGTCGTCTCGCAGGCTGACCCACGCGCGACCGCCGCCAACATCAAGACCGTCGTGGACGGGTTCACCAGCCTCGCGCGAGAAGTCGCCACGATCCCGCACGATCCGCAGATGGTCGAAGGCTGGCTCAACGTCGCAGCGCTGCGCCCCGCGACGCAGCGCGCCTGGCTCGGCGCGGCCGCCGCGGTCGCCCGAGGCCTGTAGCTCGACAGCCGTGAGGGCCGGTGACGCAGAAGCGTCACCGGCCCTCATCGTTTGTAGGAACCCCAAGAGCCGGCGGCCGAGCTCACGTAGGGGAACCTACAAACGGCCGCCGCACCGACAACACACCCGGCGTCAAGATGGACAGTCATGTATGCGTACAGCTATGCTGGCGGCATGCAGGTAAAGCGCCGCCCCCGAGGAACACGCATCGCGCCCGTGCGCGTCGCGTGGGAAATCGAGCGCACGCGCAAGGAGCGGTTCGAACTGCTCGCGCGCCAGGCGGGCGTCTCTGCAAGCGTCTTCCTCGAACTGGTCATCGACCACATCGAGGACGAACTGACCGACCGAGGCGTGCCCGCATGGTTGCCTCAGCCCGAACCAGACGAAGGGGAGCTACCCATCGACACCGCATAAATGAGCGATACCCCAGCTCGGGGAGCTGGGGTATCGGAGAAGTCAGTACCTGAGCCGTATGAAGTTTGGCGACCGAATCGGATCAGGTGGAACAGAGGCCCGAGGGCTTCTGCCTGCCCAGGAGGTGACCTAGGAGGTGACACCATCATAGCAACACACAGCGATGTTTTCGCGCACCAACTTTCAGTTGCCGAAGCATGGGCGATCACCGCAGCAATCAGCCCCCGGCCAACCGTGCGCGTCGCAGCCGTCAGCGACGACGGCAGCACGCTCAACAGCTACCCGCCCCAGCACATCACGCCGGTCACAGAAACCGCGCCCGAGCGGCCCTGGGCGATCTATCTCACCGACCGCGAGCACGCCTACCGGCTGCTCTGCTTCGACCTCGACGGCAAGACGCCCGAGGCGGCCGAGGCCGCCGAGCAAGACGCGGCCGCACTCGCGCGGCTCCTCACCGACGCGGGCCTAGCACCCGTCGTTTGCCAGTCTGGCCCGCAGGGCGGCCGTCACATCTGGATCGCGCTACGCGAGGGAGTCTCGGCGGAGCTGGTGCACAGGCTCGCACGGCTCGCGAAGACGCTGCACACAACGCTCGATCTCTCCCCCATCATGAACCCCGCGGCCGGATGCGTGCGCCCACCAGGTGCGCCGCACCGCCACGGCGGCAGCTCAACCGTGATCGACGGCAAGCTGCACTCACTCACGCGCCCCAGCGGCACCGAGGCCGCCGTAGCGGCCGCCGTTGAGCGCCTGGCCCAGCTCGTCAATGATCGGGCCGCTACGGAGCGCACAGACACGTTCTCGGCCGAAACCGAGCAAGACGACCGCAAGCACCCCCACATTCCCGGCACCAAGCGCCCCCTAGCTCCCGCAGCGGCCGCAGCGCTGCGCGCTGACGCAGCCGCAGGAGACGCAAGCGCCGTGCTCTGGCGCGTGCTCACGGGCGCAGCGGCCGCGCACTGGCAGTACAGCGACCTCGCGCGCCTGCTCGACACCGCCCCAGGCCTTGAGCACGCGCGCACCCGCAGAGAGCACGGCCGCCGCATCGCACGCCGCCCCGACGAGCGCGCGCGTGTGCTGCGCCGCCAGTGGGATCGTGCCGTTGCCTACATCGCCAGCGGCCGCCGCGTCGTCGGCCGCGATGAGACGTTCGACGCCCGCGCTGACGCTATCGCCACGCTCGTGCTCGCTGTCCAGGGCCGCGCCGACGCCGCCCCCGGCCGATGGAACCGCGGCGGCGGCCCCGCCGACCGCCGCGTGCTCGACGCCCTCAGCATCCTCACCCTGCAAGCCGTCAGCGCCGACGTGGAGGCCGATACGCGCCGCCTGGCACTCATGGCAGGCATCGGCCGTGAAACCGCGCGCACAGCGCTGCTGCGCCTCTCCGAGGACGGCTGGATCGTTCGCACGCGCGAAGCCGAAGGACGGGGCGCTGCGCACTGGAAAATCGGCCCCCAGGTGGTTATTCACAGCAACCCGGATGAAGGCCGGTCACAAGTCGCCCACCGCCCCCCTGGCTCCGGCTCCGCCGCCCGAAACGCACTGCTGCTCGAACTTACGAACCGCTTGGACTCGGCCGCTCACGACCTCTTCACACTCGGAGCGCTTGGACTGCACGCCGGAAACGTCTATGCACGCTGCACTCACGATCCTCTCCCTCTCGCGCAGCTCGCTCGCCTCACCGGCTCGGATGCGGCACACACCGTGCAGACCCTCACGCAGCTCATCGAGG contains the following coding sequences:
- a CDS encoding type IV secretion system protein; translated protein: MATDDLLLSPEAYNADLYAAALTIHSTAVKPVTSIVLSIMFVLMLATTSTRAEGDRELGVRIIAATMFKIALVFVVAQNAVLLLEAISSIATSIMGTANNVDVGTGGGDAPLMGDAMRDDLDEMGDMEKFGMIVILFLPWVVQKLAAVIAIVLVFIRFLQMYLLTAFASLPLAFLGHDDTKGIGIGYLKGFAGVAFTGVIIVVAVKMYQALLGGWLGNIGDYDGDMVGFIFGNFGQFFVAPIVLIFLMFGANGLAKKVIGEG
- a CDS encoding PrgI family protein, with amino-acid sequence MALEMKVYKEIAAYEPKPMFGRTWRQIAALAVMVFIGGGLFAGVTVGLMGVGQTMEQATTVGMYVMFPVLIPAAIWGWWRPMGLKPEQYLGFFLRHHLMRKTISYADTFQPQPGFDSAGEPVSVASGEPAEQSSRERKQRRAAARKLRKTITEHPQAEAARRGRKARRAPQPQGPEVWER
- a CDS encoding VirB4-like conjugal transfer ATPase, CD1110 family, which translates into the protein MLGYEAMMPSGIAWLGEDEWSMTLAISDINYVAAAEDQQTSIVDRWARFINSYGAGTRLQETIMNRVLDDADVSQLVQKPLRGDQFDFYRSDFNRIVRDKLAAASGNTVTEKYLTVTVQEPDLEKAEATLTRIFHEAEAGLQAMDGCKVRRLNRAERLEGFSHILRPHELFVFNEDEFEPNRKLSTADFVAPWEIDAKDKNGPLIFRNGSGDTYHTVLWMRDYPVWLSDRLISELTEIKCDLTISLHLEPLEQVEGMTLVQRQIAELEMQKITEQKRATKQGIDPEMIPAAVKDNLKEAQDLRDELRSSNQKLFSTVMVLGVSATSREKLEQNVKRVMTVIRKQSCTAEVATYMQLDGLTTELPIGRRRIPMRRTLTTAGAAIIVPFTTQELFVPGGNWYGVNAQSSNALVADRTSTTNGNGFILGTSGSGKSQSGKMEITNVLLSRPDDDIIVIDPEHEYEPLIEAFGGEVIRIHAGSEQRVNPMDIELNVTTSEDDPINAKCEFVLTMLEALVGGKAGLTPEQRSVADRSTLTLYRKYAAEGGAMPTLVELREALAQSGEDAGRELARMLEIYTIGSLGGFSNRTNVNPRNRLVSWDISKLGNELRTFGMMVILDQIWNRVARNRAEGRRTWLYIDEFHLLFSNKYSADYFRGLYKRARKWGLIPTGITQNIEELLANQDARLMLANCDFLLLLGQNATDADSLCELLHFSDEQRRFFTNVQPGHGLMRSGNAVIPMDGRIPTDSALYKLFSTSFGEK
- a CDS encoding M23 family metallopeptidase → MKGLRSSNPKGEASDNLARLSLNKRSAQLIGNDEDAAAPASTGGGALGRGMRGTAKATGKAGKAAGDSVVKGTAVTAATAKQVDDDEDAVDLTSREAENAALAAAQRGGAAAGKNAARGVRSSSQLAGKAVKGGIMAAQKRAAAAKAAKSAASTGTSITRAAAVQARVQAAAANAIRTIVAAVTAVVTSTPIVTIVSAVLAVVLLIIALLAFFAPASAAACSATSGGRIDPTKVPTTSISGYGHEQLVNAAYIIQAAQDKGLNVRDQTIGVMTAMGESSLRVLDYGDAVGPDSRGLFQQRDNWGPLSERMDPYISAGKFFDAMVRNVPDPERQTLAPTLVAHRTQINADPYHYERFWTPATAVVAALSGLDSDLISGGGSCNNVPGIPGEIGLDGWARPGSGPINGGFGPREVIQTPQGPTQPFHYGLDLEAGGCGGPVWAARDGEVTRVFDGGGGGMIIEIDHGKGLMTWYVHSYANEISVTAGQKVKAGQQIALTGSSGYSTGCHLHFEVHLNGTAIDPLPILTAAGLTY
- a CDS encoding FHA domain-containing protein, whose protein sequence is MPIESFVGRDGTARIVINGRETKFRAPSLDEARDKVRDMAIAHAVETRTAQHFIAYDPDANWQFYIAPDGTMTVLPTPVIAPRPLSTPTVEPEPAPPAPQAQQQPEPQARPQLPAEYYAPQAEVIDHTVVVPRKAARPTLIVHVEGGEALRAQPPIVLGRRPAEIEGHTSITLVSPGRECSRTHAVVDVDDACRLIVTDQDAANGTTADATPLAPHTPTVVPNGVRLQLGDVAVRIEAFPPGQSPVSSAPRAVIAPHKEEAS
- a CDS encoding MinD/ParA family ATP-binding protein; the protein is MTAHATTEKDGSAIVTLDGQPQKIIGADLEDARRKVANLVVEHAAATGEVVEFVTTEPNGTWEMVVHPDGTIHEKPEPVTSPYLRTSAQTAPSEPAAHAATAEAAAEEPAATRRAMRESFLKSNRIEEPATKGWRGTATRLGLRLSPGAAEKAERDDTFAVSQHWPGPRTIAVVNGKGGASKTPTTVLLSAIFARFGGAGVLAWDANQTRGTLGWRTEQGPHESTVLDLLPSASELLGTSAQSADLARYVHHQTADRFDVLRSQPLALASEQRLSAEDVDAIWNVARKYYRLVFIDTGNDESDAMWGRLVDHADQIVVATTTRDDHAEAGALLLEALADRSERSAKLAERAVVVVSQADPRATAANIKTVVDGFTSLAREVATIPHDPQMVEGWLNVAALRPATQRAWLGAAAAVARGL